In Sebaldella termitidis ATCC 33386, one DNA window encodes the following:
- the tsaB gene encoding tRNA (adenosine(37)-N6)-threonylcarbamoyltransferase complex dimerization subunit type 1 TsaB — protein MLILGISATTKTGSIAIYDEDRGLLGEVTVDIEKTHSGTLLDKIDKLLEWTSKKISDIDEVAVSNGPGSFTGVRIAIATVKGLFFVKKIPVYPVNELDALAYQVNMPGEKVVSVIDSRKEKIYYSISRIEKDGLKLLEGYHVAKLDDLLEKLHAENCDYYFSGDGAFNYRGKISDKLGEKAKFPLYSNIKIKASTLILIRKNYEKADIYSLKPYYLEKSQAEKEIKNGT, from the coding sequence ATGTTGATATTGGGAATTAGTGCTACAACCAAAACAGGAAGTATAGCTATATATGATGAAGACAGGGGACTTCTGGGAGAAGTTACTGTAGATATAGAAAAAACTCATTCAGGAACACTTTTGGATAAAATTGATAAGCTCCTTGAATGGACATCAAAAAAAATATCAGATATAGATGAAGTAGCGGTGTCAAATGGTCCGGGATCATTTACGGGAGTGAGAATAGCAATAGCTACGGTAAAGGGTTTGTTCTTTGTGAAAAAAATACCTGTTTACCCTGTAAACGAACTCGATGCACTTGCTTATCAGGTGAATATGCCTGGTGAAAAAGTCGTATCTGTTATTGATTCAAGAAAAGAAAAAATTTATTATTCAATATCAAGAATAGAAAAAGATGGTTTGAAACTTCTGGAAGGGTATCATGTAGCAAAACTGGATGACCTTCTGGAAAAGCTGCATGCTGAAAATTGTGATTATTATTTTTCAGGAGACGGAGCCTTTAATTACAGGGGAAAAATCAGTGACAAGCTGGGAGAAAAGGCAAAATTTCCTCTGTATTCAAATATAAAAATAAAAGCTTCCACATTAATACTGATCAGAAAAAATTATGAAAAAGCAGACATCTACAGTCTGAAACCATATTATCTGGAAAAATCTCAAGCAGAAAAGGAGATAAAGAATGGCACTTAA
- the tsaE gene encoding tRNA (adenosine(37)-N6)-threonylcarbamoyltransferase complex ATPase subunit type 1 TsaE, with protein sequence MESKVLTFEELDKLAENIARILKRGDSLALIGDLGTGKTTFTKNICKYFNITENVKSPTFNYVIEYNSGDIPIYHFDVYRLEEASEIYDIGYEDYLGGEGISIIEWADKISDELPEDTLFLELAYDTERTRKVSVYKLINGEKKYVDIGN encoded by the coding sequence ATGGAAAGTAAAGTTTTGACTTTTGAAGAACTGGACAAGCTTGCGGAAAATATTGCACGAATATTAAAAAGAGGCGACAGTCTCGCACTGATTGGAGATCTGGGAACGGGAAAAACCACTTTTACAAAGAATATCTGTAAATATTTTAACATTACTGAAAATGTGAAAAGTCCTACTTTTAATTATGTTATAGAATATAATTCTGGTGATATTCCAATATACCATTTCGATGTATACAGACTGGAAGAAGCATCGGAAATATACGATATAGGCTATGAAGATTATCTTGGCGGTGAAGGAATATCCATTATAGAATGGGCTGACAAAATATCGGACGAGCTTCCGGAAGATACACTTTTTTTAGAGCTGGCCTATGATACTGAAAGAACAAGAAAAGTATCGGTATATAAATTAATAAACGGAGAAAAAAAATATGTTGATATTGGGAATTAG
- a CDS encoding peptidylprolyl isomerase encodes MKKILVILTLFMLSMSSFSFGWFKSNKPKNYSLEATIRTNKGDINVFLYPEAAPLAVLNFVNLSRRGFYNGLTFHRVLPNTLVQGGDPNGDGTGGPGYTFDDEIAKWLNFDDPGMLAMANSGPDTNGSQFFITINPLDQLNGKYTIFGELKTRADLSVLKTIRQGDVINSIEIRGKDYEEFLMLYANQLDEWNAALNAKFRQ; translated from the coding sequence ATGAAAAAAATTTTAGTGATACTTACATTATTTATGCTTTCAATGTCCAGCTTTTCATTTGGATGGTTCAAAAGCAACAAACCAAAAAATTATAGCTTAGAAGCAACTATAAGAACGAACAAAGGTGACATAAACGTATTTTTATATCCGGAAGCAGCCCCTTTAGCAGTGTTAAACTTTGTGAATCTTTCGAGAAGAGGATTCTATAACGGACTGACTTTTCACAGAGTACTTCCGAATACACTTGTTCAGGGCGGAGATCCGAACGGTGACGGAACAGGAGGACCTGGTTACACATTTGATGATGAAATAGCAAAATGGCTGAATTTTGATGATCCGGGAATGCTGGCAATGGCAAATTCAGGACCAGATACAAACGGAAGTCAGTTTTTTATAACAATAAATCCTTTGGATCAGCTAAACGGGAAATATACTATTTTCGGTGAACTAAAGACAAGAGCGGATTTAAGTGTTTTGAAAACAATAAGACAGGGCGATGTAATTAACAGCATAGAGATAAGAGGAAAAGATTATGAAGAGTTCCTGATGCTTTATGCAAATCAGCTGGATGAATGGAATGCAGCACTAAATGCAAAATTTAGACAGTAA
- the pta gene encoding phosphate acetyltransferase — MSSLMEQIKSKAKDLRKKVVLPETEDTRVIEAAAQLIKEGTVKVVLVGAADEIKASAEKLGVCVEGAEILNPKEYAQMDDFVQELFKLREKKGMTLEKAKKILEHDNLYFGAMLVRKGYAAGMVAGSNSPTADVLRAAIHVVGTKPGLKTVSSSMIMITNTPEYGENGVLIFGDCGVIPKPTSEQLADIAISSAEKARSLVDIKEPKVAMLSFSTYGSASSEDVTRVQEAVEILKSRNVDFKFGGELQFDAAVVPEVSRKKAPNSEVKGEANILIFPDLGAGNIGYKIAQRLAKAEALGPLIQGLAKPIHDLSRGCSVQDIVNVAAITAVESEL; from the coding sequence TTGTCAAGTTTGATGGAACAAATTAAAAGCAAGGCTAAAGACCTCAGAAAAAAAGTAGTATTACCCGAAACAGAGGATACAAGGGTAATAGAAGCAGCTGCACAGCTGATAAAAGAGGGGACAGTAAAAGTAGTATTGGTAGGTGCGGCTGATGAAATAAAAGCCAGTGCCGAAAAATTAGGGGTATGTGTAGAAGGTGCAGAAATATTAAACCCGAAAGAATATGCTCAGATGGATGACTTTGTGCAGGAACTTTTTAAATTAAGAGAAAAAAAAGGAATGACATTGGAAAAAGCCAAAAAAATACTGGAGCATGATAATCTTTACTTTGGAGCAATGCTTGTAAGAAAAGGATATGCAGCGGGAATGGTAGCGGGGTCGAATTCGCCGACAGCAGATGTTCTGAGAGCAGCAATACATGTAGTAGGTACAAAGCCGGGTCTTAAAACTGTATCAAGTTCCATGATTATGATAACAAATACACCTGAATACGGTGAAAACGGAGTTCTTATTTTTGGTGACTGCGGTGTCATACCAAAGCCTACTTCTGAACAGCTTGCAGATATAGCAATTTCAAGCGCTGAAAAAGCAAGAAGTCTGGTAGATATAAAAGAGCCAAAGGTGGCGATGCTGTCATTTTCAACTTATGGAAGCGCTTCTTCGGAAGATGTAACCAGAGTGCAGGAAGCAGTAGAAATCTTAAAGTCAAGAAATGTTGATTTCAAATTCGGCGGAGAATTACAATTTGATGCGGCAGTGGTGCCGGAAGTATCACGTAAAAAAGCTCCTAACAGTGAGGTAAAAGGAGAGGCTAATATTTTGATATTCCCGGATCTGGGTGCTGGAAATATAGGATATAAAATAGCACAAAGACTTGCCAAAGCGGAAGCTTTAGGTCCGTTAATACAAGGTCTGGCAAAGCCTATACATGATCTGTCAAGAGGATGCAGTGTACAGGATATAGTAAATGTAGCGGCCATCACGGCAGTAGAATCAGAATTATAA
- the ftsY gene encoding signal recognition particle-docking protein FtsY: MALKDLFKLKKNKAEIDEDKNADALEENIGEAVSEEVSKQAEEYTAEKPKPLKERLVKTKKGFFTKLKEVFTGKPIDDEMYEELEDLLIQSDLGFDMTLRVIEELEERVKKAKVKDSEEVYEILKQILREKISSENSALDIVDGKLNIILVVGVNGVGKTTSIGKIASKLKQKNKKVIIGAADTFRAAAIEQLEEWGKRTGVEVIKQSHGSDPGAVVFDTISTARSKKYDVAIIDTAGRLHNKSDLMKELEKINKIIIQQSGEDNFEKLLVIDSTTGQNGLQQAKLFNEIVDLSGVILTKFDGTAKGGIIFAISDELKKPIKYLGVGEGIEDLREFNADEFVNAIFD, from the coding sequence ATGGCACTTAAAGATTTGTTCAAGCTGAAAAAAAATAAAGCTGAAATTGATGAAGATAAAAATGCCGATGCATTGGAAGAAAACATCGGGGAGGCAGTGAGCGAAGAAGTTAGTAAACAGGCTGAAGAATACACTGCTGAAAAGCCGAAACCTCTGAAAGAAAGACTTGTAAAGACTAAAAAAGGATTTTTTACAAAGCTGAAAGAGGTTTTTACAGGAAAGCCGATAGATGATGAAATGTATGAGGAGCTGGAAGATCTGCTGATACAGTCGGATCTTGGTTTTGATATGACATTAAGAGTAATAGAGGAATTGGAAGAACGTGTGAAAAAAGCTAAAGTGAAGGATTCAGAAGAGGTATATGAAATATTAAAGCAGATTCTGAGAGAAAAAATTTCCAGTGAAAACAGTGCTTTGGACATAGTGGACGGGAAATTAAATATAATCCTTGTAGTGGGTGTAAACGGAGTAGGAAAAACAACCTCTATTGGTAAAATAGCAAGCAAGCTGAAGCAGAAAAATAAGAAGGTAATAATAGGAGCAGCTGATACTTTCAGGGCGGCGGCAATAGAACAGCTGGAAGAATGGGGTAAGAGAACCGGTGTGGAAGTAATAAAACAGTCGCACGGAAGCGATCCCGGGGCAGTAGTTTTCGATACAATAAGTACAGCAAGAAGTAAAAAATATGATGTAGCAATTATAGATACAGCCGGAAGACTTCACAATAAATCTGATCTGATGAAGGAGCTGGAGAAAATAAATAAAATAATCATTCAGCAGTCTGGTGAAGATAATTTTGAAAAATTACTTGTAATAGACAGTACGACCGGTCAGAATGGACTCCAGCAGGCAAAGCTGTTTAATGAAATCGTTGATTTATCAGGTGTGATACTTACCAAATTTGACGGTACCGCAAAGGGAGGAATTATTTTTGCGATATCAGATGAGCTGAAAAAGCCTATAAAATATCTCGGAGTTGGTGAAGGGATAGAGGATCTGCGTGAATTTAATGCCGATGAATTTGTTAATGCAATTTTTGATTAA
- the rfaE2 gene encoding D-glycero-beta-D-manno-heptose 1-phosphate adenylyltransferase, with amino-acid sequence MRNLLDRENVEKFISDLKKQNKKVVFTNGVFDILHVGHLTYLEEAKSFGDILVVGINSDSSVKVNKGDKRPINSEQDRAKMILGLKPVDYAVIFDEKTPVEIIGKIKPDIHIKGGDYKKEELPETEIVEKNGGTVEILSFVDNKSTTGVIEKILDVYGSKNGK; translated from the coding sequence ATGAGAAATTTACTGGACAGGGAAAATGTGGAAAAGTTTATTTCCGATTTAAAAAAACAGAATAAGAAAGTAGTTTTTACAAATGGTGTGTTTGATATACTGCATGTAGGGCATCTTACATATCTGGAAGAGGCAAAATCATTTGGAGATATTCTGGTAGTGGGAATAAACAGTGATTCATCAGTAAAGGTGAATAAAGGAGATAAAAGACCAATAAACAGCGAACAAGACAGGGCAAAAATGATACTTGGACTGAAACCCGTTGATTATGCTGTTATTTTTGACGAAAAAACTCCTGTGGAAATAATAGGGAAAATCAAACCGGATATTCATATAAAAGGCGGGGATTATAAAAAAGAAGAGTTGCCGGAGACTGAAATAGTAGAAAAAAACGGCGGAACCGTGGAAATTTTATCTTTTGTGGATAATAAATCTACTACGGGAGTAATAGAAAAAATATTGGATGTTTATGGGAGTAAGAATGGAAAGTAA
- the upp gene encoding uracil phosphoribosyltransferase → MSVIEIKHPLIEHKLTNLRNKYTDTKLFRESLNEIAGLMTYEATKDLEVKEVETETPLQMTITKVLSQPVTLVPILRAGLGMVEGILQFVPTAKVGHLGVYRNEETLEPVYYYAKMPSNVAESKVLIVDPMLATGGSVNYTIDYLKGVGVSNISFLCIIAAPEGIAKVVERHPDVDIYAACIDEGLNEHAYIYPGLGDAGDRIFGTK, encoded by the coding sequence ATGTCTGTTATCGAAATAAAACATCCGTTAATAGAGCATAAACTGACTAATCTAAGAAACAAGTACACAGATACTAAGTTATTCAGAGAAAGCTTAAATGAAATAGCAGGGTTAATGACTTATGAAGCTACAAAGGATTTGGAAGTAAAGGAAGTGGAAACGGAAACTCCGCTTCAGATGACAATAACAAAGGTTTTGAGCCAGCCGGTGACTTTGGTTCCTATATTAAGAGCAGGACTGGGAATGGTAGAAGGAATACTTCAGTTTGTTCCTACTGCAAAAGTAGGTCATTTAGGGGTATACAGAAATGAAGAAACTCTTGAACCTGTTTATTATTACGCAAAAATGCCTTCGAATGTGGCAGAAAGCAAGGTTCTGATAGTAGATCCCATGCTGGCGACAGGAGGTTCGGTTAACTATACTATAGATTATCTGAAAGGCGTCGGTGTAAGCAACATATCATTTTTATGTATAATAGCCGCTCCGGAGGGAATCGCAAAAGTAGTGGAAAGACATCCTGACGTGGATATATATGCAGCATGTATAGATGAAGGATTAAATGAACATGCATATATATATCCGGGACTCGGAGATGCCGGAGACAGAATTTTCGGAACTAAGTAA
- a CDS encoding type B 50S ribosomal protein L31 — translation MRKDIHPDYRLVVFEDTSNGFKFLTKSTKATRETTVWEDGKEYPVVKVATSSTSHPFYTGKSKFVDETGRVDKFKKKYNL, via the coding sequence ATGAGAAAAGATATACATCCAGACTACAGATTAGTGGTTTTTGAAGATACTAGTAATGGATTTAAATTTTTAACAAAATCTACAAAGGCGACAAGAGAAACAACTGTTTGGGAAGACGGTAAGGAATACCCGGTTGTTAAAGTTGCTACAAGCTCTACATCACATCCATTCTATACAGGAAAATCTAAATTTGTTGATGAAACTGGAAGAGTTGATAAATTTAAGAAAAAATATAATTTATAA